Proteins encoded in a region of the Zea mays cultivar B73 chromosome 4, Zm-B73-REFERENCE-NAM-5.0, whole genome shotgun sequence genome:
- the LOC103655755 gene encoding coatomer subunit epsilon-1: protein MASPDLLFNLRNLFYLGAYQAAINNIDIPGLDADAAAERDAIVFCSYIALGSYQVRTHRASGASPLARRTATSLQAVKLLALYLTGDKIM from the exons ATGGCCTCCCCCGACCTGCTCTTCAATCTGCGGAACCTCTTCTACCTGGGCGCCTACCAGGCAGCCATTAACAACATCGACATCCCAGGCCTCGACGCCGACGCCGCCGCTGAGCGCGATGCCATCGTCTTCTGCTCCTACATCGCCCTCGGCTCCTACCAGGTGCGAACACATCGGGCGTCAGGCGCATCACCGCTAGCTCGCCGCA CCGCTACCTCGCTGCAGGCTGTGAAGCTGCTCGCTCTGTACCTCACTGGAGACAAG ATAATGTAG